In Pseudomonas fakonensis, one DNA window encodes the following:
- a CDS encoding sterol desaturase family protein has product MRTLYAPMFFFGFIGAALSLAHDPAWLVLLLACAVLLSLACEQLMPYKPAWNQPAGDGPRDVCHALVNEGLTIASVASVPLLAAWLPNLGLWPAHWPLALQLLAAIALADLGITLVHYASHRSAWLWRLHAVHHSVTRMYGFNGLMKHPLHQMLETLGGTLPLLLLGLPVEVALLLAFSVSTQLLLQHSNVDMRIGWLRHVFAWAPVHRLHHLKYGTAGDVNFALFFPLWDRLLGTALHLPGYALADDDMGIGDRPDYPQGYLAQLREPFSSASAHPPAVLPAALQQALAERT; this is encoded by the coding sequence CGCCCTGTCACTGGCCCACGACCCTGCCTGGCTAGTACTGCTGCTGGCCTGCGCGGTATTGCTGTCACTGGCCTGCGAACAACTGATGCCCTACAAGCCCGCCTGGAACCAACCTGCCGGCGATGGCCCGCGCGATGTGTGCCATGCACTGGTCAACGAGGGCCTGACCATCGCCAGCGTGGCCAGCGTGCCGCTGCTGGCGGCCTGGCTGCCAAACCTCGGCCTGTGGCCCGCCCACTGGCCGCTGGCGCTGCAGTTGCTGGCGGCCATCGCCCTGGCCGACCTGGGCATCACCCTGGTGCACTACGCCAGCCACCGCAGCGCCTGGCTGTGGCGCCTGCATGCGGTGCACCACAGCGTAACGCGCATGTACGGCTTCAACGGCCTGATGAAACACCCCCTGCACCAGATGCTCGAGACCCTGGGCGGCACCCTGCCCCTGCTGCTGCTCGGCCTGCCGGTGGAGGTGGCGCTGCTGCTGGCGTTCAGCGTGTCGACCCAGCTGTTGCTGCAACACAGCAACGTCGACATGCGCATCGGCTGGCTGCGCCATGTGTTCGCCTGGGCGCCGGTGCATCGCCTGCACCACCTCAAGTACGGCACTGCCGGGGACGTGAACTTCGCCTTGTTCTTCCCGCTGTGGGACCGCTTGCTGGGTACCGCCCTGCACCTGCCGGGCTATGCCCTGGCAGACGACGACATGGGCATCGGTGACCGGCCGGATTATCCGCAAGGGTACCTGGCACAATTGCGCGAACCGTTCAGCAGCGCCTCGGCGCACCCGCCTGCGGTGCTGCCAGCGGCCTTGCAGCAGGCGCTAGCCGAGCGTACATAG
- a CDS encoding sigma-70 family RNA polymerase sigma factor, with translation MSALDQASLHQLYSENNGWLKSWLRARLGNTADAADLAQDTFVRVMTARNQVPIREPRSYLSAIARALLIDKVRRRTIEQAYLQALALRPEPVEVSPEVRLSIIEMLVSVDALLDELGPRTRGIFLAVQLEGLPYATVAERFGVSVTTVKNHLVRAMTRCLLVAEH, from the coding sequence ATGTCGGCGCTCGACCAAGCCTCTCTCCACCAGCTGTACAGCGAAAACAACGGCTGGCTGAAGAGCTGGCTGCGCGCACGGCTGGGCAATACCGCCGATGCCGCCGACCTGGCCCAGGACACCTTCGTGCGGGTAATGACCGCGCGCAACCAAGTGCCCATCCGCGAGCCGCGCAGCTACCTCAGCGCCATCGCCCGTGCGCTTTTGATCGACAAGGTGCGCCGGCGCACCATTGAGCAGGCCTACCTGCAAGCCCTGGCCTTGCGCCCGGAACCGGTAGAGGTATCCCCCGAAGTGCGCCTGTCGATCATCGAGATGCTGGTGTCGGTCGATGCGCTGCTCGATGAACTGGGCCCGCGCACCCGCGGCATCTTCCTCGCCGTGCAACTGGAGGGCCTGCCCTACGCTACCGTGGCCGAGCGCTTCGGGGTGTCGGTGACCACGGTGAAAAACCACCTGGTGCGCGCCATGACCCGCTGCCTGCTGGTGGCCGAACACTGA
- a CDS encoding helix-turn-helix domain-containing protein, giving the protein MNHPPTQSWQGEIWLGDDHCLLLGSVARTAPHEHYAHQVLIGLDGPIEVALGDQYQLGPMLLIPSRQPHAILSHGARCLTLFAEPLAFDLGDLAQACELAGNHPQHLAEQLQTWPRRPLPPRLASALQRIRTLDEHRLSARELASTAALSISQLERLFSGTLKLSVRRMVLWQRLRIGIQLALGGASLTDAAVAAGFADSAHFSRSVRCQFGLSPGSALRNLRLCTLG; this is encoded by the coding sequence ATGAACCACCCGCCCACCCAAAGCTGGCAAGGCGAAATCTGGCTTGGCGACGACCACTGCCTGCTGCTGGGCAGCGTGGCCCGCACCGCCCCCCACGAGCACTACGCCCACCAGGTGCTGATCGGCCTCGACGGCCCAATCGAGGTGGCCCTCGGCGACCAGTACCAGCTCGGCCCAATGCTGCTGATCCCGTCCCGCCAACCCCACGCCATACTCAGCCACGGCGCACGCTGCCTGACCCTGTTCGCCGAGCCGCTGGCCTTCGACCTTGGCGACCTGGCCCAGGCCTGCGAGCTGGCCGGCAACCACCCCCAGCACCTGGCCGAGCAGCTGCAAACTTGGCCTCGCCGCCCGCTGCCCCCGCGCCTGGCCAGCGCCCTGCAGCGCATTCGCACACTGGATGAACACAGGCTGTCAGCCCGCGAACTGGCAAGCACGGCGGCCTTGTCGATCAGCCAGCTCGAACGCCTGTTCAGCGGCACCCTGAAGCTTTCGGTACGGCGCATGGTGCTGTGGCAGCGCCTGCGCATCGGCATCCAGCTGGCCCTGGGCGGCGCCAGCCTGACCGACGCCGCCGTGGCCGCAGGTTTTGCCGACTCGGCGCACTTCAGCCGCAGCGTGCGCTGCCAGTTCGGCCTGAGCCCCGGCAGCGCCCTGCGCAACCTGCGCCTATGTACGCTCGGCTAG
- a CDS encoding D-2-hydroxyacid dehydrogenase family protein yields the protein MRIVIPDDYQHVIRTLDCFTRLAGHDVTVLHQAKPASLDELAERFADTDALVLTRERTRIDAALLERLPKLKLISQTGKVAGHLDLAACTACGVVVTEGRGSPVAPAELAWALILNARRQLVPAIDAFRQGQWQVNMGQALAGQVLGVWGYGKIGQRLARYAQAFDMPVLVWGSEASRAAAQADGHRAAASREAFFAEADILSLNLRLADSTRHGVTLADLGLMKPDALLVNVSRAELIAPGALLQALDAGRPGFAAVDVFEQEPLLDPDHPLLRHPRVLSTPHLGYVEKNGYELYFGDAFDNVLAFFDGVPVNVANPQALGKR from the coding sequence ATGCGCATTGTCATCCCCGACGACTACCAGCACGTGATCCGCACCCTCGACTGCTTCACCCGCCTGGCCGGGCACGATGTCACGGTCTTGCACCAGGCCAAGCCCGCCTCGCTGGACGAACTGGCCGAACGCTTCGCCGACACCGATGCCCTGGTGCTCACCCGCGAGCGCACACGCATCGACGCCGCCCTGCTCGAGCGCCTGCCCAAGCTCAAGCTGATCAGCCAGACCGGCAAGGTCGCCGGCCACCTCGACCTGGCCGCCTGCACCGCATGCGGCGTGGTGGTAACCGAAGGCCGCGGCTCGCCGGTGGCACCGGCAGAACTTGCCTGGGCGCTGATCCTCAACGCCCGCCGCCAACTGGTGCCGGCCATCGATGCATTCCGCCAGGGCCAATGGCAGGTGAACATGGGCCAGGCCCTGGCCGGCCAGGTGCTGGGGGTGTGGGGCTACGGCAAGATCGGCCAACGCCTGGCGCGCTACGCCCAGGCCTTCGACATGCCGGTGCTGGTGTGGGGCAGCGAGGCCAGCCGCGCCGCGGCGCAAGCCGACGGGCACCGCGCGGCGGCGTCGCGCGAGGCGTTCTTTGCCGAGGCGGATATCCTCAGCCTGAACCTGCGCCTGGCCGACAGCACCCGGCATGGCGTGACCCTGGCAGACCTTGGGCTGATGAAGCCCGACGCGCTGCTGGTCAACGTCAGCCGCGCCGAGCTGATTGCACCGGGCGCCTTGCTGCAGGCGCTGGATGCCGGCAGGCCGGGGTTTGCCGCGGTGGATGTGTTCGAGCAGGAGCCGCTGCTGGACCCCGACCACCCACTGCTGCGCCACCCGCGGGTGCTGAGCACGCCGCACCTGGGGTATGTGGAGAAGAACGGCTACGAGCTGTATTTCGGCGATGCGTTCGACAATGTGCTGGCGTTTTTCGACGGTGTGCCGGTGAATGTGGCCAACCCGCAGGCGCTGGGTAAACGCTGA